From the Ipomoea triloba cultivar NCNSP0323 chromosome 8, ASM357664v1 genome, the window aatattttttaaaacaaaataactaactaatccatactaattaaaatgtaaattaaattaaatttatttattttattattctaatataatgtttatagagttaattaccattttggtccctcaattgtttcccaattgtcaatgtagtccctagttttcaatttcaaccaatttgatcctcgaattgtttaaaattttgtaaattaaaccCTTCTAGGGATCAAAATGatgattttcacatttttaaaatttcatcaatttggtccctaaaagggtttaattggcgaaattttaaacaattcgaggaTCGAATTGGTTGAAGTTGAAAACTAGGGACTACATTGACAATTAggaaacaattgagggaccaaaatggtgatttcCCCTAAATATTACCATTAAATAATAGAAGAGTAGATAGTTTGGATGCATGTACATGGTAACAATAATAGAGGATTGGAAGAGATCACGGAAGTTAtaacaagggtatttttgtctaatGAAATGTATCTTACAACTTTTTATGCACACTGTACAAACCTCTTTGCCCTCACcccacaaaaaagaaaagaagaaaaaaaaggagagtTTTTCTTCCATAGTTGGTCTGTTGAACTGCTCACCCACCTTAACTTCATACTCTTTTTTGTTGCAGATTAGGTGCCACACCAGCTATGGAATTGATGATTGCTGCTGGGAAGGCTGTCCCCAGATTGCAGTTGGAACATGGACTTGCTGTTGATAGAGTGTATACAGGATCATTTATGACCTCTCTTGATATGGCAGGTCTGATATAGTTCTATGGAGTGCGCTTTTCATCAGATAGCATTTTTCTCACAATCGCACTGTATTTATTGTGCAGGATTTTCAATTTCTGTGATGAAGTCAGATCAAGCAATTTTGGACAGGTTGGATGCTCCAACTAAGGCTCCATACTGGCCTGTTGGTGTTGATGGTTAGTGTTGTCTaaatttgtgtgtttttatatatttatgttggtTAGTGTTGTCTatatttgtgtgtttttatatatttatgtaattatgtgTTTGTCTATTCTTCTTTGACAGAACCACAAAATAAATGATCTGTGACAAACTATGAACTGCTATTAGAACCTTGCATACTTGTATGTAGCAATTTATTGTGGGAGTTATATTGTAACTATATTTGCTGTTTATTGTATTTCCTTACAGGTAACCACCCACCTGCCAAGATACCAGTTCCACTTCCTCCACGTTTGAGTAAGAGTGATGAGGTATGTCTATGTTTGTTTCTTGAATTTGTTCTATACTAAAGACACAAGTAGATAGATTACTTGCTCAATACTAGGTGAAGCATGCAGTTAAGACTTAAGAGAGAACTTAATGTTCTTTTAAagaggttttctcctcgccctgtgaccctagccggcaaaggaccacaaggaggtaaaccagtctaggttacccatagctgaccggctcaaacccacgggtttgaggatcgaacctccaacctctcggctgTAGGTAGAGCGCTCTTACTACCTGGGCTGTCCTTGTGGACTAAGAGAGAACTTAATGTTGTTAACAAGGCTGGTAGGGTAGAAAGTTTTCATTAAGGATGTGAAAATTTTATTCGTTTTACTTGTTCAGAATGGTTCTCCTCTGCCCAGGTGCTAATTTGTTGTGCAAAACTTTGCAAGTTCACAGGTTGAACAAGTGATAAAGAGGAGTTAGAATATTGTTCCCACGAGGATTGATCTATATTACTAAGTATTAAAGTTATAATGCTTTAAGCATAATTTAAACAATTGAAAACTTTGCAAGTACACAGGTTGAACAAGTAATAAAAAGGAGTTAGAGTATTGTTCCCACGAGGATTGATCTATATTACTAAGCATTAAAGTTATAATGCTTTAAACATAATTTAAACaattgaaagttaaaattgaaaagaataaaacaaaggcacaaaaattaaaaataaaatgaataggGGGGTAGACTAATTAGAACAAAAAGATAGTGACACTGATGTAAAACCCCTGGGTGTATTCCAGAAAAATTTCGACCTCTCTAATAACCCAAATATCGCACCTTCAACCCACTCTCCTCCAATGTTTTCTTTCTAAGCTgatctataaaaacaaaataaacaaaacccAGTTCAAAAGCTAAAATTATGTTCACCAACAAGAAGAGATTGCTTGTGCCCATACTTCTTCCCCGAATCTAGGTCTTAGAGCTGACCCAATTGACTTGATTTCTTGTTCAAAAGGCAATGACAGCCAGATGTTTTAGGTGTTGTACTATTTGAGGAATTACTGTTTCTTGCATCTTGATTTCTAGACATTGGATGGGGAGAGGTTGGAGCTAAGCTAGGTTAGTAAAACCTGTGATTGCAGTGGAAAAAAGAAGGAAATcttgaaggatttttttttttttttttttttttaaatctaaatttcTCTCTCCATGTTTTCTTCCAGAGTTATGCTTGGGAGGAATGTGTGTTTTAgttctttctaaaatttttatatatgtggATGGGTTAATTTGAATGGGTTTATACAATGAGTTACAAAGTGACCACAATTTAGTTGAAGATATGAGAAAATTGTTcctaaaaaaaaagggaaaatcatTTGCCATGCCATACATAGTGGGGtgaaatttaacattttagggtttagggtgtaACCCAATTtaccatttattttattattattattatttttttaataacttagaagtgaaaaattgaaaagaaagtgacattttattatttCCTTAAAAGTCGTATAAATTGGGAAAGAGGGAGTATTTATTTTGTTCGCTATCCACCAAGTGGATGAAACTATACCAATAAGAAAATCTATATGCACACACGCACTCATGTGTGTATGGGTGTGTGTATAGAGAATATTGGATTGTATATGCCTTGGCTTTGATATAGCTCAAGATATTTCCTGCCTCTGCCCGTTAGCTTAGCTAAATATATCTTCAAGAGAATTGAtactttcttgttcttctttcaATAGACATTGAGTCGGCCCCTACAACTGACTCCTCAAGGTCATATCCTTGAGTCAGCTATTGAAGCAGCTGCAAGTGCCGTTGTAAATCTTCGagattatttgaatgaattggaCAGTAAAGTTGGTGATGGTGATTGTGGATCAACTGTATGCcccttcattttctttttgtttcatcAAAATTCTTAACATCTTATTGCTTTGTGTACTAAGCTAATTGTTGAGGAACTGCAGATGTATAGAGGTGCAATGGCCATACTTGAAGACATGAAGAAGTAGTAAGTTTTCTTCTTAGCCCCCCACCCCTCACACAGACACCAATTAAACTAGCCCCAACCAAAAGCAATAAAAGCCAGCTGTTTTCACCTCTTTTCTTCACTAAAGGTAACTTTTTCCAACAAGTGtcaaatttgattcttattaaattttgtgggtgaaaggattttacttttttctGTCAAGCTTCTTTAATGGAGGGAATTTGTGCTGTCACATCAACTCTAATGTGTATATGCAAAGTTTCTCTTCTCCTGCACCTTGTCCAGCTTGCAGCCATAAGTGGTCATGTTATTTTGTAGCTTATTTCAttactttaattagttttaacatCTGTTTTGTAGAAAGTGCTCTGTATATAACAATGTCCTTATTGCATTGATATGTGCTTTAATATGCTTTTTTATATTAACTTTCTGCACTGTAGAGTGCAGTAGTATGTCTATAATACCCAATTTGGAATAGATTTGAGAAACTTTTTATTTTGGCAGTTTGTATATCTATCCTTATAAGCATTTGCTTGTTGCTTGCCTTATCGTCAAATATCGCTCTGTCCTTCCAGTTATCCACTNttttttttttttttttttttttttaaatctaaatttcTCTCTCCATGTTTTCTTCCAGAGTTATGCTTGGGAGGAATGTGTGTTTTAgttctttctaaaatttttatatatgtggATGGGTTAATTTGAATGGGTTTATACAATGAGTTACAAAGTGACCACAATTTAGTTGAAGATATGAGAAAATTGTTcctaaaaaaaaagggaaaatcatTTGCCATGCCATACATAGTGGGGtgaaatttaacattttagggtttagggtgtaACCCAATTtaccatttattttattattattattatttttttaataacttagaagtgaaaaattgaaaagaaagtgacattttattatttCCTTAAAAGTCGTATAAATTGGGAAAGAGGGAGTATTTATTTTGTTCGCTATCCACCAAGTGGATGAAACTATACCAATAAGAAAATCTATATGCACACACGCACTCATGTGTGTATGGGTGTGTGTATAGAGAATATTGGATTGTATATGCCTTGGCTTTGATATAGCTCAAGATATTTCCTGCCTCTGCCCGTTAGCTTAGCTAAATATATCTTCAAGAGAATTGAtactttcttgttcttctttcaATAGACATTGAGTCGGCCCCTACAACTGACTCCTCAAGGTCATATCCTTGAGTCAGCTATTGAAGCAGCTGCAAGTGCCGTTGTAAATCTTCGagattatttgaatgaattggaCAGTAAAGTTGGTGATGGTGATTGTGGATCAACTGTATGCcccttcattttctttttgtttcatcAAAATTCTTAACATCTTATTGCTTTGTGTACTAAGCTAATTGTTGAGGAACTGCAGATGTATAGAGGTGCAATGGCCATACTTGAAGACATGAAGAAGTAGTAAGTTTTCTTCTTAGCCCCCCACCCCTCACACAGACACCAATTAAACTAGCCCCAACCAAAAGCAATAAAAGCCAGCTGTTTTCACCTCTTTTCTTCACTAAAGGTAACTTTTTCCAACAAGTGtcaaatttgattcttattaaattttgtgggtgaaaggattttacttttttctGTCAAGCTTCTTTAATGGAGGGAATTTGTGCTGTCACATCAACTCTAATGTGTATATGCAAAGTTTCTCTTCTCCTGCACCTTGTCCAGCTTGCAGCCATAAGTGGTCATGTTATTTTGTAGCTTATTTCAttactttaattagttttaacatCTGTTTTGTAGAAAGTGCTCTGTATATAACAATGTCCTTATTGCATTGATATGTGCTTTAATATGCTTTTTTATATTAACTTTCTGCACTGTAGAGTGCAGTAGTATGTCTATAATACCCAATTTGGAATAGATTTGAGAAACTTTTTATTTTGGCAGTTTGTATATCTATCCTTATAAGCATTTGCTTGTTGCTTGCCTTATCGTCAAATATCGCTCTGTCCTTCCAGTTATCCACTGAATGACCCTGCAGAAACTGTTAATGAAATGGGATCTTCTGTCAAAAGAGTGATGGGAGGAACAAGTGGTATCATGTAGGATGTATTCTCCACTTAAAAATGTGTTTCTTTTTTCACATGATGGTTTTTCCTATAGAATATGAATAAGTGCATCATTTTTTGACAGTTACAGCATATTATGCAAGGCAGCATTTGCAGAGTTGAAGGCAAAGAGGCAGACAAGAAGCTCCGCGGTGCACTGTAAGTAGACTGCTATTTAAGCAAATTCCTAGGTTTATTGTTGACTTGAGTTATTGAGCCGGCCTATTGGATTAGGGGTTGATGCACTTGAAGCTGGCATTGCTGCTGTAAGTAAATACGGGGGGGCTAGCGCAGGTTATCGAACGTTGTTAGATGCTCTTATTCCAGCTGCATCAACTTTGAAAGAGGTTATTCATAATTCTGAATTTATCATGCCACCCCATCCATGGAATCcccgccttttttttttttttttgcctcttTTGGGCAACCTAATATATGTATGCCATTTGTTGGAATAGAGGTTGAATGGTGGGGATAACTCCATTGGAGCTTTCATTGCTTCTGCTGATGCAGCAGTGGCTGGAGCTGAGTCAACCAAGGACATGCAAGCTCAGGTCCATTTTGCAAATTTGCATCATCCATTAAACTTCCCCCCGCCCCCCAAGTTCCATATACTAGTGCATTTATTTACTTGAAACTTTTAGCTTGAATACAATATTTTATGCCTTGAGTTGCAGGCTGGTCGTTCAACATACATCCCTGCTGATATTCTTGCATCAGTCCCTGACCCAGGTGCAATGGCTGCAGCTGCATGGTACAGAGCAGCAATTTTGGCTATAGTAGAGAAAGTGTGAGGCATCATAAACAGagaaataacaaatattttttcagCAGGCttaatttttgttgttggaATTAACATGAATTCTGTAACTAATTAGCTTTCCTTTCCGCCTGTGCAGTCCTTGTGCAAAGTTGAGAAAGGTTACATTTATACATGCCATACAGAGTACTTACTTTATGTCATAATTTTGTGACACTTTGGTGAATGCAGGTTTCGTTATCTTTTGAGTAGTAGTGATTTACTTTGTTTCCTGCGAACTTGATGGGGaccctttttttgttttttgttttttgtttttattttttttattttttattttttaaattaacattgAAAAGAGATTTGTGAAAGCCATGAAAATCAAGAGAGTATTAGGACTTCATAGTTACTTGtgataacataagacacaaaaatttaatatatacatgcttattattattattattattattattattattattattataaatgtacGTGAATTGGAAACAACCGTTGTCAAAATCGTATGACTTTATCATAGTATAAGGATtgaatcaaatttgtaaaaggCAAAAAACATTGGTGAATGTAGGGTTAGGCTATCCTCATTAGCTTGGTTACCGAACCGTGGTTACTGAACCGCTCGAAACTCGTTCTACGCACATTCCTATCTTGTTTACATAGTGACTTATCTTCTAATATAAAAAAGTCACAAAAATAGCATTTAATGCAGTTCTCGCCCACGAGAAAACGATGACGTATTGCGATGAAGAGTTGAGTGTTTGTTATTGTTAGTCACCGTCCTTTTCCGCAAGTAGAATACATAATCGATACGTTTATTTAGGTTTTTAAATAAGCGACTGAACAATAATGATGGCTGTACATTAATTATACAATGTAATCATAGATATTCATGCGTGAATATATAGCCGGAATATGTTTAGAAAATCGAAAAGGTTGCAACGATTCGTGATTCGATACATATGTTCTGGGAATGAAAAAGGAAGTAATGCAACTTATCTCACACTTATATtacaaccatatatatacaGCTTTAGACTTCATCTAAATTACATTACCGTATTGAGATACTCTCACCCTTGAAAATTACCCCTCATTCTTATATggtttatggtttttttttttttaagaaaacaaaactTCATTGAAGTAAAATAGTCTGTACAGCAAGGCCCAAAAGTGACCATGCATATGTAAAGTATGTACAAAACACTAACTAGCTCAAGGCTCAAAAAGAGAGCTATAACCTGCATACATTCCTTTTACTCTAAAACCACCGTCTTCCTCATTCCACCAAACAAACTCCAACCAAGTGATAAGCATACACGTTCCTTGCCCCACACTAGATGGTGGGACCGATGTCCCCCAATGTAAAGATAAAACCCACCACCCTTGGGATCACGGTCAACTCGGAGGTACAGAGCTCTGTATTTTACCCCCCAAGCCTTTTTCAACCATGTCCCTAAGCAATGGTTCTCACCACCTTCACCCTTGTGCTCTCAAACCACTCTCAAGTGCATGGAGCTTCATGTTTTGCCACCAAGAGCTTATTAGTTCAAGAACACAAGCGATGACTCCCTCCCTTGTCACCCTTAATCCCAAGGCCAGTCCCCAACTGTACAGAGCTCTGTATTTTACCCGGGGGGACTTATATGGCCTAAGAACTAAGCAATAACTTCCAAACAATCACACCTCCATCCCAAGCAAATTTTCAACTACAGCCTCCACCTCCAAACATTCACAGTTCACATCATTTTCACCATGCTATTAGAAGCACTCCCACCTGTCTGTGTATGCTATGCAAGGAACATGCATGACTTATGCATTCAAACCATATCAATCATAAAAAATCAGAGGGAGACCATGgctttaaaataaaagaatgtAGCACATCACAGCCCCCCTCCCCCCTTAAGCATCAACTCCACAACTTTGTCACTATAAacaaaccaaaatcaaaatcaaaaacCAAACAATGCAGATCCAGCTCTGGTTTAAGCCTTCCTTGTCAGATCTGCACTCTAAATCCTCCATCTCTATGTATAATTCCTGTTAAAGAATAAATGAATCCCAGAATCAGGTCTGCTTCTCAGCCTTACAGCTTCATTAAAGCACACCCCTCAAAACCATGCTGAATTTGATTCTGCAATATGATCACAGCCCTGCAACTGCACAAAAAAACTGTTAGCTTTCATATTTCCACTCCCCTTTTTCAGTCTTTCACTCATTTTTCCACTCAGAGCTCCTCTTATTTTACCTCTCACCAAAGTCTTCTCATATTTCTTTACAATGAtattcacactcccttttttcCACTCATTTTCCAGACATTTTCCACTCAATCTTCCACTCATTTTACCACTCACCATACTCACAGTCCTCtcattttcctttattatttcCAATCTTCCTTTTTTCACTCCAAATGCCACTCATTTTACCTCCATCAAACACTCAAAACAGATCACTCCACCTCAGATCCCTCCCAAACACAGGATGCAGCAGCCCAGAACCCCCAGGATCCCAGACCCTACACCCCAGCCAAAGCCATAATAGAAGGGTCCCCATCATATACAATCCAGCCCAGGTACAAAGACAAAATGGGGAACCCCCTCAAGAGCCAAAACCCTCCCAATACTTCTACGCAGGGCCTCTTTTTTCAAAAACACCACATTCTGACCCACACAGGAGTTAACAAAGCAGCAGGCCATAGTATTGACCTTTTCAGAACATTGGCTCCTTCTCATCATCACTCCCTGATTGGTGGAGTTCATCTCAATTCCACTCCAGCTGTGGGATTCAACCCATACTTTACATATCATCTTTTTTGAGCACCACTCTTCACAGTCATGTAACATTTCCTTAACTAAATCCCTCAAGGTGCATCCTTCCTGCAGCATATAAATACAAACAATACAGAATGCACCCCTTGAAGCACACATGCTGAGCAATAGGACAGATAACCATTTCCCATATCATTCCATCATTTCTATTTTGCTGCTTTGCTTTACTTTtcccttcttctttttcttcttttttatgcAAACAGACAAAGAGCACTCCCACATCTAGGTATATGCTATGCAATGTTCCATCAAATGTAGAGATACAAACACACAAGCAAGCAACCCCCCTGGTCACATAAACTACTACAAGGCAGCCAGCAGCAGCAACCTGTGATAGCTCATTTGATTCAAAGGATAACTTGCCCTGGTTTCAGCTTTCCTTGCTCTTTGCTTCTTATTCTTTAGAATTTAAACTTG encodes:
- the LOC116027262 gene encoding putative 3,4-dihydroxy-2-butanone kinase isoform X4 → MAFQSKKLINDPNDVVTEFIEGLVETYPGLQYLDGFPEVKVVLRADVSGAKYDKVAVISGGGSGHEPAHAGFVGEGMLTAAICGDVFASPNVESILSGIRAVTGPKGCLLIVKNYTGDRLNFGLAAEQAKSEGYKIEMVIVDDDCALPPPRGIAGRRGLAGTILVHKVAGAAAASGLSLADVVSEAKHASEMVGTMGVALSVCTLPGQVTSDRLGPGKMELGLGIHGEPGAAVADLQPVDVIVSHVLKQILSPETNYVPITRGNRVVLMINGLGATPAMELMIAAGKAVPRLQLEHGLAVDRVYTGSFMTSLDMAGFSISVMKSDQAILDRLDAPTKAPYWPVGVDGNHPPAKIPVPLPPRLSKSDETLSRPLQLTPQGHILESAIEAAASAVVNLRDYLNELDSKVGDGDCGSTMYRGAMAILEDMKKYYPLNDPAETVNEMGSSVKRVMGGTSGIIILCKAAFAELKAKRQTRSSAVHWVDALEAGIAAVSKYGGASAGYRTLLDALIPAASTLKERLNGGDNSIGAFIASADAAVAGAESTKDMQAQAGRSTYIPADILASVPDPGAMAAAAWYRAAILAIVEKV
- the LOC116027262 gene encoding putative 3,4-dihydroxy-2-butanone kinase isoform X5, whose amino-acid sequence is MAFQSKKLINDPNDVVTEFIEGLVETYPGLQYLDGFPEVFVMVICDIGGGSGHEPAHAGFVGEGMLTAAICGDVFASPNVESILSGIRAVTGPKGCLLIVKNYTGDRLNFGLAAEQAKSEGYKIEMVIVDDDCALPPPRGIAGRRGLAGTILVHKVAGAAAASGLSLADVVSEAKHASEMVGTMGVALSVCTLPGQVTSDRLGPGKMELGLGIHGEPGAAVADLQPVDVIVSHVLKQILSPETNYVPITRGNRVVLMINGLGATPAMELMIAAGKAVPRLQLEHGLAVDRVYTGSFMTSLDMAGFSISVMKSDQAILDRLDAPTKAPYWPVGVDGNHPPAKIPVPLPPRLSKSDETLSRPLQLTPQGHILESAIEAAASAVVNLRDYLNELDSKVGDGDCGSTMYRGAMAILEDMKKYYPLNDPAETVNEMGSSVKRVMGGTSGIIYSILCKAAFAELKAKRQTRSSAVHWVDALEAGIAAVSKYGGASAGYRTLLDALIPAASTLKERLNGGDNSIGAFIASADAAVAGAESTKDMQAQAGRSTYIPADILASVPDPGAMAAAAWYRAAILAIVEKV
- the LOC116027262 gene encoding putative 3,4-dihydroxy-2-butanone kinase isoform X2 gives rise to the protein MAFQSKKLINDPNDVVTEFIEGLVETYPGLQYLDGFPEVKVVLRADVSGAKYDKVAVISGGGSGHEPAHAGFVGEGMLTAAICGDVFASPNVESILSGIRAVTGPKGCLLIVKNYTGDRLNFGLAAEQAKSEGYKIEMVIVDDDCALPPPRGIAGRRGLAGTILVHKVAGAAAASGLSLADVVSEAKHASEMVGTMGVALSVCTLPGQVTSDRLGPGKMELGLGIHGEPGAAVADLQPVDVIVSHVLKQILSPETNYVPITRGNRVVLMINGLGATPAMELMIAAGKAVPRLQLEHGLAVDRVYTGSFMTSLDMAGFSISVMKSDQAILDRLDAPTKAPYWPVGVDGNHPPAKIPVPLPPRLSKSDETLSRPLQLTPQGHILESAIEAAASAVVNLRDYLNELDSKVGDGDCGSTMYRGAMAILEDMKKYYPLNDPAETVNEMGSSVKRVMGGTSGIIYSILCKAAFAELKAKRQTRSSAVHWVDALEAGIAAVSKYGGASAGYRTLLDALIPAASTLKERLNGGDNSIGAFIASADAAVAGAESTKDMQAQAGRSTYIPADILASVPDPGAMAAAAWYRAAILAIVEKV
- the LOC116027262 gene encoding putative 3,4-dihydroxy-2-butanone kinase isoform X6 translates to MVICDIGGGSGHEPAHAGFVGEGMLTAAICGDVFASPNVESILSGIRAVTGPKGCLLIVKNYTGDRLNFGLAAEQAKSEGYKIEMVIVDDDCALPPPRGIAGRRGLAGTILVHKVAGAAAASGLSLADVVSEAKHASEMVGTMGVALSVCTLPGQVTSDRLGPGKMELGLGIHGEPGAAVADLQPVDVIVSHVLKQILSPETNYVPITRGNRVVLMINGLGATPAMELMIAAGKAVPRLQLEHGLAVDRVYTGSFMTSLDMAGFSISVMKSDQAILDRLDAPTKAPYWPVGVDGNHPPAKIPVPLPPRLSKSDETLSRPLQLTPQGHILESAIEAAASAVVNLRDYLNELDSKVGDGDCGSTMYRGAMAILEDMKKYYPLNDPAETVNEMGSSVKRVMGGTSGIIYSILCKAAFAELKAKRQTRSSAVHWVDALEAGIAAVSKYGGASAGYRTLLDALIPAASTLKERLNGGDNSIGAFIASADAAVAGAESTKDMQAQAGRSTYIPADILASVPDPGAMAAAAWYRAAILAIVEKV